GCCAAAGTTGTCAATATACTACccatttctctcttttttcgcGAGATTCACTTTTTAATTACATGTATGTAACGAATCTAGGAATAAACCACTAATAATCtcaacttttcaattttttttttttttcttttgtggaATTAAGAAagcattaattaattgatagaCTTTGTTACTGCAGACACTATTTGTAGTAGCGAATAGTAGATTTGTTATTCATTAAATATGCGTatgtgaaaaattaaaattaatcttaaatgtaaaattaaaatcaaattttaatacaaacaaattatcgattttggtacagaatatttattaaaaaataattactttctGAAAATGATTGGACTCTTTAGATTTCGAActgaattttattgttaatgaACAAAAAATTTCATACCTCTTCATTATCTTCATTTCCAAAACGTATTTCTAGACCACttaatttaaatatgattAAGAGATAAATTGCAAGCGCTATGTTAATTACATTCGATAAATACGTGCCATATAAATATGTCAAATATAGAAAgggaagaataattattttcacagAAACTTTAGTTATCCTTCCAAAAAATGATCCCATATTTGAAATATGATTCAGGAAAAAAATGATTCAAGATTTATTTCCgttaaaataacttttatgttaattcattaattacaCTGCACGAaagtaatgtaaaatattattctttgatAATATAGACATCTTTTTGTGGATATTTATGACTAACTATTGAACCAACTTCATgtatatgataaaaaatttgtttaatagaatattcatatattacattttttataagtaattaataaatattaattaacaaatcttgtatacatttatttttaaaagtttgtcgaattaaatgtattaccattgaaaatacatttttttaattaaaaaagatcgacagtaatttaaaaaataaaattatttaattaagtcAGTAGGggattgttaataaatttctaatttaatctctgatcgaatattataattgaatattGTACAATCAATTcagcaattaaaaaaaatgagtATATAAATTATGCAAAGTGCTAACAAATTCTCatacaacaaaaaaaaaaattaatctagTTACATGAACAGCCGCAAAAATGCGTTATGATTGCGATTACATGCATTATAACGCATTTTGATTGTCGTGAAAATAATCATTACatgataaattataacaaacgtattaaacaaaacatttattaataagCTATACAAGGAGCACCATTACAGGAATGAAGTTTTGCATAGTATAGCtcattttaaaatgtattaacAATTCATGAAAAATACACGCATAAgaagtaatgaaataatacgctttttaaattacaaaatcataaatataaaatatgacaatACGTAAAGACattggaaattaaataatggtaataaatactggatttttatgtttatattattaaataagcaTTATTTTAGACTAGATTTACCGTTTCTCTTTGATGTTGATATAGGGATTTCATTCTCAATAGTAAAAGTCGCGTTGCTAAGTACTGAACTACTGCTTCTGGAATCTTTTATATTCGAATCGTTTTCTATATCATTTAAatctatatttctattttcaaacattttcgtCGAATCTTTATCACTACCTTTTACATCATTCTTTTCTATGATATATGTTCCAGCACTATCAGTCGAATCGGAATCGTCCTTTCTAAGACAATCACTCTTATAAGTTattgactttttattattttcttccatttcaatAGCGAAATCCGGTTCGATATTTTCTTGTAATAGAGTTTTAGTGATTTCGTCATATACTTTAATCTTCTGATAATTTGTGGCGCTATCGGAAAAAGTTTTCGTTGTGTCATCCTTAGATATATTACTGTTTCTCATTTCCTTCGCGCTTCTCGATCTCTCCTTCCTATTCCGATCATTTGTTCTCTcactttgtaacgtataacattcgATAACTTTCGGTTTGTCACTACTTGTTGTATTTGATTCAAAATAAGAACTGGATTGATCTTCGATACTTAAATACGCAGACTTACTTTTTTTCAGtttcttcttctgtttttctatgttttcatttaaaaacgtTAAGACTTTATTCTCACTTGGTTGTTGGAGGAGGGTAAAATTCCTCCCAGATTCAATATCACCTGACGATTTTGatgaatttgataaaattctatcaatcttttcaataatattatataaacgatTCGCACTGCGACTTTTCATCGTTTGTCCAACTTCATTTAATCGTTGAAGTTTCATCTTTGTATCATAGTACATTATATCGCtgtatttatctttttcaaaAACACTATCAGAAAACTTAAGAAGACTAGAATTATGGCTTTGATTAAATTGTGAGCTTGTTTCTTTCGTATGCGAAGTCTCTTCGATTACTTTCTTTGAATTACTCGGtcttaatttttctttggGCATTACGGATGTCTTTAGGAATCTCATGGGAACATCGCTATTATTCACTGTGTTTTCAGTCTCTCTCATCATTTTTAATCCTATATCTTCACCCGTAGCATctttattaaatgttaaaattctCACCGAAGCAGGACTACCAAAAGTCGAAAAAGCTAATGTGTGATCGTATGGATGATAATCTACACAAGTCACTGCTCGATAATGTCGATCAAACGTATATTTTGCGAGAAGATTCCCGGTTTCTAAATTCCACACGTTCAAAGATGAATCTTCGCCACCGCAAAAGATCAAATTGCCACATGGAGAAATACAAGCTGTTGATTGTATTctgcaaaaaatatttcaggatAACGTAAAAGAAATCAGACAAGAATGAAtcattaaaagtaaaattataagatGAAGAATACCTTTGATTATTCAATTCATTATACTTTTGCAATACTACTCCAGTTGCAAGATCTAACATTCTTAACCCATTGTTCCTTGAATGAACGAGAAGTCTGGACTCCAAGGGATGTAAAATAATTGTGTTAATTATTATACCTTCAATTTCTCTGACCTTTATCTTTCGTGATATGTGCCATTCCTTCATGGATGATATTTTTCGACTCTTTTTCAGCACCCATATGATTATTATTCCGACACTATCTGCTGTTAATAAGTTACTATTCTTCTGGAAATACATAGAATTTATAAATCCTTCGTGACCCTCTAATTCTTGGCTAAGATCCCAATTTTTCGACTTCTTATCTTCTATCCAAATACGTGCTATGCGATCGTAACAACCAGTTACTACTATCGAAGAAATATCGGGATCAAATTTGCCACAGTACACGTAGGATGGATGAGGCATCATCTGTTGAAAGATacacaatttaattttgattgaTATTACCATCAtgatatcaaataaattatattattgaatGAAGACTACAGAAGGAAAAcatgataatatatattaacataataaTCATTATTCGTGGAAGGTATTcgtgtttttttatttgcagATTTGAAGCGACGTTCAACAGAGTGGACAGATGAGGGTTGAAGGCGATGCTGAGGTAGGTAGGCACAAACAAAAGACTAAGGGATTATGGGAATGtacaaagaaacaaagagTGTGATAAGGTTggaaaaggaaattacggaggTTTTCTGACTGGGAAGAGGAATTACACAGGATGCCCTGTAAGCCCAACACTGCTTAACTGATTAAGTTTATCAGTTaacacatatatttatatatctatatagatgaaacatttttcgctAAGGCAGTAATAACAACGCTAACCAGGATGTCAAGAAATGAGATATTCTGtgtaaacataatataaattttaatttagacataatattaataataacatcAATGCTGGATGAGACccaaattaaacaattttacgaAATGAACATATCTCGTTTACCTTTTgttatcttttaataaatatttaaattcttacTTGTATATGTTCTACAATTCGATTCTGTACATCCCAAATACGAGCAGTTTGATCAGATGAAACAGAAAGCAAATAATTATCATTGTTGGACCAGTTGAGGGAATAAACGAAAGTTTTATGTCCTGAAAACCGTACGTAGATCTTCTTTGCTTCAACCTAACAGCAATTAAAAGAACTTTAATATTCGTAAcgaaatgatataataatatgtaatatcacatggaaaaattttgacaaatttgaaattgtacaATTGTGTTCATTGCAATGTATAAAAGTGTTTTCTACCaaacttaataaaattattaatgttacGAATTACAATGTTCTCACACACTGAAATTAATCaccgaataatataattataaattttgtataaccTATTAATAGTAGAAGCTCGTTTTTCGAATGGTTGTTTAAAGAAGACATAATGtactaaaatttgaaaccagtTCTCgcgaaaacaaatatatttatcatttggTTAATGAATCACTTACAAAGATACAATCGAACGTGCAGGGATTAAATAGTGTTTTGCTAAAACTTttgtaattcttttaattgatttataatatatgaaaacaatttaaaatcaCAAGACATATAatctaatatttaaacaatccAGATCATTTGAACAATtactaaaagaaaataaaatgtatgaagaatatttaactgggttttttgaaaattatcatAAGATGTGGACtcaacataaatatattaatgatgatacttggaattatttcttcaATGCTTGATAAGATTATTTCTTCAGTATTACACTTTTTACTGTTTAATCCTGCTACAAacctcgaatttttatatttcaattttactctGATTTTAACAAACATAAAGAATTTGTAACGTCTTAATATAGAATTGAGATGAGAAATCAGTCATACTTTTCTCATTTTTGTTcaaattaaagatattttctaatcttaaaaaaatataattggatCGAAAATGATCGAAAGAACATAATAGGAATAAGAAGAAGATATGTAATCGCATCAAAATCTTCTACCCttcgtattaataaaaatgaaaaattttaatattcaccTCGTAGACGACAATGGGATAGTCGCGCTCTTCAGAAAAGCAACAAGCCAAATATTTGCCGTCGTTACTAAAAGCAATGTAAAAACATCCATTTTCGCTAATATccgtttcgaagaaaatttcatttggtaTTTTACATGACTGTGAAGCTAATCTATTCCATTTTGGTAAGTTTACAGAGTTTGAAGTATGAACAGACATCCCATGTGATTCGTTACGTGTGTTGGATAAATCATATAACGATAATTGCCGATAAAGAACAGGTTCTAATTTAGGCTGGTCGATGGATTTTGCGGTAACAAATAAACTGCTAGGATACTTTTCTCGGACGTTCGATTTCCACCATGTATACACctagaaaattcaatttgaaaattcaaagtatttaaaatcTCATCAATGGTACATTAGAATTAAATACACAAATCGTCGAAGTTTCAAGtgatttcaaatataattgctaaaattaataaaactaataGTCTCTCCTTAATCTTATCTACATACATCGTTTGACAGCGAAATATGTCAAAGGTAATAAATTGCGTGTTAATGTTTAGAAGTAAATTTCatcttattataatatcttatgacagttctaataaaaaataaaatcgagctgtgtatttgtatttgtaatcttttaactaaattacattttagCAGATAATGTAAGTATATTTGCGTTTGATATCTATTTGACAACTGATCTtatatacagaaatatttttactacttTGTTGTTCCATTAGATAAaagatatatctatatatgatTACAagacatttttatattctaataaaagcatatatatcaaaattttatatgtacatattaaaataaaatttatttcacattaaaatataaaaatatctttattttaaattcttttcaacGCCTGCTAGGAGTGTCTGATAAGcaaagagaaaatataaaagatcaCAGTTGAccttaaaaatttacatagaaaggagaaaaagcaGTCCTATAAAATCATGTTACATATTTAGGACAAAAAAGGATTTCAATCGAGTCATTAATGACGAAAATAATAACGTTTACGTTATGCCTATTCACTTAATAATCACTTACTTCACACGTATGAAATCTATCAAATTTTTGCGAATTCTTTCGAGGTTTATACAGTTGTAATCTGACTTTTTTGTTAATATGTAACACCTGGTTTCGTCCTACAGGCTTTAAAAAAGCCCATGCAACCTTGTACCAACAACCTTCATGAcctattttaacaaataaaatcaaacgattaattttaattctaaattaattaaaactaatGGAGAAGCTTATAACAAAGATGACCCATATCAGATATATCGATTTTTAAGATAATAATGCTTTTCAGTAATCAAAAACGACGCTCATAGCATTGTGAaatcgaaattataaaaaatcgaaattataaaaaataatctgtGTTCTGACTTattatcgaatgaaaattaagtggttttgtaaaaataattaattataatataaaatataattaatgtaatattaattacaattattatagcAATTaggattaattataataataataaatataataaatatgtttctttaatattacctatatatattttgttaaaaaggaCTGAAATGTATTATAACATGGATAACGTAACATATAAACGTGAAGAAGGGTGGTCGTTTTTGTTATAAGCTTCTCAATTCTTCTAAACTAAATGTTAGATATTAACTATGTATATACACCATATATAATAACTAAAACACTTGCCAAATTTATCATAATTGAAGCTGGCCTCGGCAAAACTCAAAAGATCTACGATTTCAAAAAGTATCACAACCTGTTCattatcaattttcaaaaGCTCTTTGAAATCATGTTCGAAGATAAGTTCTTCCTCCCATACCGGAACTATAGACTTATTCTCTTTGAAGTCAAACTTCCCAGTTATTACAGGCTGCAAATACGTACACGCACcacgttcatttttcaaatactttcCATTTTCAGCCTTCACTATATGAACCTTTACCATAGGATGTTTCGTCACGTAATCAATCTCCAACATATCTGTTCTATGAATCGTTACGgatatatactttatatcgtctttcttcttcctttttttcttcctttttgaaCTTTCTTCGACATTGACACTCGGCGTCAAATTTTTAGAAAGCctcttttctttatcttttttctgtAACCGATGTTCTATaaatttcgatttctttttctttgttttagaCCTTTTTAACTTAGCTTCATCGTTAGTTTCTTTAGcgcgattttcgtcaaaatcatcGTTTTCGGAAGTAGTCACCGAATATTGACTAGAATGTTTTAAACGATCTTCATCAAGATCATCTTCAGTAACAGGTAGTGAAGTTTCCTTTGAATGCCTTCGACTGTTaacggaatgctttcgaccacTTCTTATCAAAAATCGATCATCTTTTATCGATACTTCCTTAGAATCGTCATCCGATTGCGCAGTGATTTCCTCCAAGCTTTGAGAACTATTCGAACTATTAGAAGTATTTTTGTTACTCTTTTCTACGTAACTTCTCTTATTTCTTAATCCACGATTCCTTCTATCTTTCAAAGATATATCACCGCGGTTAAACTTATAAATACGTTCAACATCTAATATTGCATTCTTCCTTCGATTCTCAGACGTTTCACTGTCCAAATTTGCAGGCTCCTTCAAATCTTCGGTCACAATCGCTGTTTCCTTGAAACTCTTATTTTCTTCGCTCAACGAATCTCGAATGCTTCGACTATCGAAAGTAGAAAGCTCCATTTCTTCTGGATCGTGAATCATTCTCTTCATCCTGATTTTTGGGTTGCTTCGATTATGATCAGTTTCAATCGTGAGAATTTCTTCCGAATCGAAGGCCTCATTATCAAACTCCAACAACGATTTCTTTAAGAAGGATCTAGTTGCTGGTAGTGGTTTCTCGGAACGTTGAACAAATGAAGATGCACTTTCTGAAGATACAATCGTCCAAGAAGTATTCCTAGTCTCTGGTaatcgaattacggtgttaTCTTTCGACCATCGTTTTCTCGTTGGTTTCtttacttcttctttctcaTATTTCGGCGTAATCCATTGTTTTCTGCCATGTAACTTTCCCTCGACAGACGACtgattaatattctttttacttaatttatcgcttaatttattgttattcacCGGTTGAAtctcttttccattttttttagCGACCGGAGATTCTCCAAATTCTTCTATCAAATCTAATGAATCTACGACTTTTATATCATCATTATCTCTTGAAAGATTTTCATGTTTTGAATTAGCTTTTGATTTCTCGATCTTCTcgagaaaattatttgttgtCGAAAATGCTTTCACATTTTCGAATTCCTtcagaaatgaatttttcttatttgatGCTCCATCATGTTCGATGTTATTATCATgtgatttttcttctttatattcTTGATGAATATCAACGATAACGTCCACTGATTTCGATGTAAATTCTGATGAATTCATAGAGTCCgtattagtaaataatttgGACGTATCTCTATTGAATATTGAGAAAGAATCTTCCATATCTTCTGTGATATTTGCGTTATTAGAAAACGAATGCTCATTGTCGCTATCTTGAAAATTAGTTTTGTAATTAGTTTTATTTACGAGCGGTCGTAGattcgtttcattttgttttttcttcttattctttgTTAATGCAGTTTGCAATTCCATGTTCCACTTTATTTTCAGTTGAATTGTGAGTCTAATTAAGACTTTATAGTAATAGAATCTTTTTCAttagaattttgatttttaaaattattgaacTATATTCGAGGTATTTGTATGTTATCTTctaatataattacattttgttcctttttaataaatatttgcaaataatgCTGCTTACATTTTATTAGTATTTTGTGTTAAGTGTTTTACAATAAACATATTATATCATGATGCTGAAGCAAATAAACCACAcatttttggaaatattttatttgaaaaataaataaaatcttttgtGAATTGTTGCCCTCTAATGTTTCCTACTACTGAATGAATTGTGCAATAATGTgaattaattctatatcatCCCTTTTATTATGTCTTATTAgcaaaaatatgttttatttcattcttcgtATCTCTTTCTTCGAAGTAAAATTTCTTAGAGGTTATGTGAATCTTCATCTGCGattcttaaaatttgtttGGTTAGTGTTTATATTGATATCATTGACTCTCCCTCACTAATCGAAtgcattaaattatttatgcaGTGAGTTCTTGAACACATTACAGATAtaagtataatttcatattttttatatttctataaaaattataattgtatgcTGTATTACATtgcaattaattctttttattatattataacactTATATGCACATTATAGATGAAATTTGAACGCataaatcatttaaaaataaatagttaaaaaaatattaatatatggtTCTCCGTAACTAACACGCGGCAGGTATCAAAATTGATCGGAAACTTCAGTTTATGCCGTTATGATACAGGTGTACAACaatcaatataaataaatctaatttttgttttcaaatatcatgtaatatttataatataataaatatttgtttactaTGAATATGGTACAAGCActagtataattatatataattactcattgtaaaatcatttttaaaatgcttgattaaaaatatatgcatGTCCAAAGTAATAGCATAAACAAAATAAGTTTAAGATACAGAAATGTAAGAATTTATTgaatctatatacatataataaaaattcatttattatttcattcatagcatatttattatgatatttcattctttGTTCCCTCTTCTTTTAGTAATTCctaataaagtataattaaattacaaaattaactGTTATTCTTGTATGTATTgaactatatacatatatctattttAAGAACATTTCAAACTCACTGCCTTTATAGCATTATCATAGTCTTCTTCACAATGTATTAGTACTGCATCATTAGTATTAGAATTAGAACATTTTAGATCTTCCTCATCATTTTTTGTGCTTCCTATAGTACATTCGGTTTCAGTATTGATATTTCGAAGggatttcattttcaatctcTGTTCTCTATTTTTAGCTTCCTTTACCTTTTCTCTGCGTGTTTCTCTATCAAGAAGCTATTAATCtcaattatataaatgtaatgaaaaaatataattagacattataatattaatagaacTTACtgctgtaaataaaaatttatcatttttttgaTTAGCTGTTAATGCTTCTGAAAATTCAAGTAAAAATGTTGTTCCTTTCTTATTAGCAATTGTTGCTAATTGTCCTTGTTCATGTGGTTTTATATATGTTAGCACTTCATCACAAACCTAGgatatgttatattaatttttaaatataaataatacatcaaAATGGACATACTTTCACACTAAGAACTGGAGAATCTTGTTGAATCAACAAATCCCATACATCCA
Above is a genomic segment from Bombus fervidus isolate BK054 chromosome 4, iyBomFerv1, whole genome shotgun sequence containing:
- the LOC139986228 gene encoding uncharacterized protein — translated: MELQTALTKNKKKKQNETNLRPLVNKTNYKTNFQDSDNEHSFSNNANITEDMEDSFSIFNRDTSKLFTNTDSMNSSEFTSKSVDVIVDIHQEYKEEKSHDNNIEHDGASNKKNSFLKEFENVKAFSTTNNFLEKIEKSKANSKHENLSRDNDDIKVVDSLDLIEEFGESPVAKKNGKEIQPVNNNKLSDKLSKKNINQSSVEGKLHGRKQWITPKYEKEEVKKPTRKRWSKDNTVIRLPETRNTSWTIVSSESASSFVQRSEKPLPATRSFLKKSLLEFDNEAFDSEEILTIETDHNRSNPKIRMKRMIHDPEEMELSTFDSRSIRDSLSEENKSFKETAIVTEDLKEPANLDSETSENRRKNAILDVERIYKFNRGDISLKDRRNRGLRNKRSYVEKSNKNTSNSSNSSQSLEEITAQSDDDSKEVSIKDDRFLIRSGRKHSVNSRRHSKETSLPVTEDDLDEDRLKHSSQYSVTTSENDDFDENRAKETNDEAKLKRSKTKKKKSKFIEHRLQKKDKEKRLSKNLTPSVNVEESSKRKKKRKKKDDIKYISVTIHRTDMLEIDYVTKHPMVKVHIVKAENGKYLKNERGACTYLQPVITGKFDFKENKSIVPVWEEELIFEHDFKELLKIDNEQVVILFEIVDLLSFAEASFNYDKFGHEGCWYKVAWAFLKPVGRNQVLHINKKVRLQLYKPRKNSQKFDRFHTCEVYTWWKSNVREKYPSSLFVTAKSIDQPKLEPVLYRQLSLYDLSNTRNESHGMSVHTSNSVNLPKWNRLASQSCKIPNEIFFETDISENGCFYIAFSNDGKYLACCFSEERDYPIVVYEVEAKKIYVRFSGHKTFVYSLNWSNNDNYLLSVSSDQTARIWDVQNRIVEHIQMMPHPSYVYCGKFDPDISSIVVTGCYDRIARIWIEDKKSKNWDLSQELEGHEGFINSMYFQKNSNLLTADSVGIIIIWVLKKSRKISSMKEWHISRKIKVREIEGIIINTIILHPLESRLLVHSRNNGLRMLDLATGVVLQKYNELNNQRIQSTACISPCGNLIFCGGEDSSLNVWNLETGNLLAKYTFDRHYRAVTCVDYHPYDHTLAFSTFGSPASVRILTFNKDATGEDIGLKMMRETENTVNNSDVPMRFLKTSVMPKEKLRPSNSKKVIEETSHTKETSSQFNQSHNSSLLKFSDSVFEKDKYSDIMYYDTKMKLQRLNEVGQTMKSRSANRLYNIIEKIDRILSNSSKSSGDIESGRNFTLLQQPSENKVLTFLNENIEKQKKKLKKSKSAYLSIEDQSSSYFESNTTSSDKPKVIECYTLQSERTNDRNRKERSRSAKEMRNSNISKDDTTKTFSDSATNYQKIKVYDEITKTLLQENIEPDFAIEMEENNKKSITYKSDCLRKDDSDSTDSAGTYIIEKNDVKGSDKDSTKMFENRNIDLNDIENDSNIKDSRSSSSVLSNATFTIENEIPISTSKRNGKSSLK